gggcaCCGGGCCGTAGTCAGGGTGGGGCTGGGgcttgggctccggcttgggTGGCACGGGCTTCTTGTGGTGAAAATGCTCGATGATGTGCTTCTTGATCGGCCCACATAGGGTCATGGACGCGCACTCTGGCGATGCCACCATGTCCGTCTTGGCGCCGGCCACGACACCAAAGGTGGTGCCCTCGGACACCGGCACGATCTTGGATGGCTTCTGGCCGGAGCACGGTGCGTTGGAGGCGGCGCTGTGGAGCTGTGCGACGCAGTCGGCGCCATGGAGATCGGCGGCGAGGGGCACGCTGAAGGCGCCGGTGCCGTCGAGGGCACCCACCGCCTTGCTCTCGTACTCGCCGTCGATGTTCTTGCATTTGATCGCCACCTGGAGACCTGAAGTACGTTGACGGCAGGAGGACAACCATGAGCCGATCTTCATCTATATATGTGTGTGTGCATCGTAAATTTGTAATACGTACGTATCTTGATAGCTTACCCTTGAAGGCTTCCTCAGCCTTGATGTTCTTCCTGGTGCAGTCGGCGCACTTGGCCAGGCCGACGACGACTGACGCTGCCTCGGCGTTGGCGACGGCGATCGCCAGCAGGACGGCGAGGACAAGTGCTCTCGGAGCTGCCATGCCTGAACCTCTGAATCGCACTGCCACTTGCTTGGCTGTGTGAAGTGGCTGATGGATGAATGGATGTAACAGGCGACGCATGGCTTTTATAGGCCTCCGCATTGATCGGCACAGCTCGATGGGTGATCTGGCTGCATGCACAGTGACCGGCGACGTGATGCGTGACAACGAG
This sequence is a window from Triticum urartu cultivar G1812 unplaced genomic scaffold, Tu2.1 TuUngrouped_contig_4520, whole genome shotgun sequence. Protein-coding genes within it:
- the LOC125527947 gene encoding proline-rich protein 4-like; this encodes MAAPRALVLAVLLAIAVANAEAASVVVGLAKCADCTRKNIKAEEAFKGLQVAIKCKNIDGEYESKAVGALDGTGAFSVPLAADLHGADCVAQLHSAASNAPCSGQKPSKIVPVSEGTTFGVVAGAKTDMVASPECASMTLCGPIKKHIIEHFHHKKPVPPKPEPKPQPHPDYGPVPKPEPKPQPHPDYHPVPPTPTYGGGGGYHGHH